One Polyangiaceae bacterium genomic window carries:
- a CDS encoding sel1 repeat family protein — translation MQMVSKWILLGALVSLASACKSDPPAPKVTADSAKLKAAAAPSASASATTAAPAPYGPDDLLADIPRCADHWLSNAMHVTERCEKALALWSEGGVEAVVAKHKAACDGGDGKACTLLIGGLGHPKSPMQSKNKAMFLEDVAALQIKACGLGEPNACVAIVDQYTCYRDIVPGETVQLNCATRINEWLKGKKREDLAAALEPGCKKGHAKSCTDRGMHLKAVKGQVDEVTDHYKKGCDLGDPRGCWQAELIAKVFGDEVEIRSLKSKKFALQERECRRFRDCHDIAADYDRGWHLPEHLPKIRELLTFYCEKKAPDDSSCVELAVMQVKGDGAPADVAAGLARLNAVCDKPITSQDDAGWIEPIAKGCRPLARFYKDGTGVEKDVAKAKALLKKVCVQREMATMVMQDACNDLKELEK, via the coding sequence ATGCAAATGGTATCGAAATGGATTTTGCTCGGCGCGCTCGTTTCGCTCGCCTCTGCCTGCAAGAGCGACCCTCCGGCGCCCAAGGTAACAGCCGATAGCGCGAAGCTCAAAGCTGCGGCAGCACCTTCTGCGTCCGCGTCTGCAACGACGGCCGCACCGGCACCTTATGGTCCCGACGATTTGCTGGCGGATATTCCGCGATGCGCGGACCATTGGTTGAGCAATGCGATGCACGTAACCGAGCGGTGCGAGAAAGCGCTGGCCTTGTGGTCCGAGGGGGGCGTGGAAGCTGTGGTCGCCAAACACAAGGCAGCGTGCGATGGCGGCGATGGCAAAGCGTGTACGCTGCTCATTGGGGGCCTCGGACATCCGAAATCGCCAATGCAATCGAAAAACAAGGCCATGTTTCTCGAAGACGTGGCAGCCCTGCAAATCAAGGCGTGCGGGCTTGGCGAACCGAATGCGTGCGTGGCCATCGTCGATCAATATACATGTTATCGGGACATCGTGCCGGGCGAAACCGTGCAGCTCAATTGTGCGACGCGAATCAATGAATGGCTGAAGGGGAAAAAGCGCGAAGACCTTGCCGCGGCGCTCGAACCTGGCTGCAAAAAGGGTCATGCCAAGTCGTGTACCGATCGCGGTATGCATTTGAAAGCGGTCAAGGGTCAAGTCGACGAGGTGACGGATCATTATAAGAAAGGCTGCGACCTTGGAGATCCGAGAGGCTGTTGGCAGGCCGAGCTGATAGCCAAAGTCTTTGGAGACGAGGTCGAGATACGTTCTTTGAAGTCGAAGAAGTTTGCCCTGCAGGAACGCGAGTGCCGGCGATTTCGTGATTGCCATGATATTGCTGCGGACTACGATCGCGGCTGGCATCTTCCCGAACACTTGCCCAAAATTCGCGAGCTCTTGACGTTCTATTGCGAGAAAAAAGCCCCCGACGACTCGAGCTGTGTCGAGCTCGCCGTTATGCAAGTCAAAGGCGACGGCGCCCCGGCCGATGTTGCCGCCGGCCTTGCGCGCCTAAACGCGGTGTGCGACAAACCAATTACGTCCCAAGACGACGCCGGTTGGATTGAACCGATAGCAAAAGGCTGCCGACCCCTCGCACGGTTTTACAAAGATGGCACGGGAGTCGAAAAAGATGTAGCGAAAGCAAAGGCCCTTTTGAAAAAGGTGTGCGTTCAGCGCGAAATGGCGACGATGGTCATGCAGGATGCGTGTAATGACCTCAAAGAATTAGAGAAATGA